A genomic region of Micromonospora sp. NBRC 110009 contains the following coding sequences:
- a CDS encoding alkaline phosphatase PhoX: MTSSPISRRAVLRGGAAGGLGIVVAGSLEAIAGPAAARAAVRPAVGYGELVPDPAGLLALPPGFSYTIVAQAGVTLLESGQPTPSDADGTGCFRGPNGSVLVNNHEIGGGEPHPVPALAGLTYDAGAQGGTTTIEVDGQGRRLREYVSVAGTHNNCAGGITPWGTWLTCEETEQRAGGKYLKDHGYVFEVDPHDRAANQNPVPLKFLGRYSHEAVAVDPYTHSIYLTEDAGGPNGLYFRWTPPAGFPGGKGALRALAQRPDGDTAGSLQALNCWRGSQHVADLSEATTPGTRYKVEWVDVPDRDAKTVSVRKQFTDEQVTRSRKLEGAWWADGGAYFVASFARHADGSVNEHDGQVWFYDPRTETVTLKTIFGVNTDPEADQGNFDGPDNITVSPYGGVILAEDGEGVSHLVGVTEQGKAYPLARNELNDSEFTGPTFSADGSILFANIQSPGYVFAITGPWRRPSNADVDAS; encoded by the coding sequence GTGACCTCCTCCCCCATCTCCCGGCGTGCGGTCCTGCGCGGCGGCGCGGCCGGCGGCCTCGGCATCGTGGTGGCCGGCAGCCTGGAAGCGATCGCCGGTCCGGCGGCCGCCCGGGCCGCGGTCCGCCCGGCGGTCGGCTACGGCGAACTCGTTCCGGACCCGGCTGGCCTGCTGGCCCTGCCGCCCGGCTTCTCGTACACCATCGTCGCCCAGGCGGGCGTGACCCTGCTCGAGTCGGGGCAGCCGACCCCGAGCGACGCCGACGGCACCGGCTGCTTCCGGGGCCCGAACGGCTCGGTGCTGGTGAACAACCACGAGATCGGCGGCGGCGAGCCGCACCCGGTGCCGGCGCTGGCCGGGCTGACCTACGACGCGGGCGCCCAGGGCGGCACCACCACCATCGAGGTGGACGGGCAGGGCCGGCGGCTGCGCGAGTACGTCAGCGTGGCCGGCACGCACAACAACTGCGCCGGTGGCATCACCCCGTGGGGCACCTGGCTGACCTGCGAGGAGACCGAGCAGCGGGCCGGCGGGAAGTACCTGAAGGACCACGGGTACGTCTTCGAGGTGGACCCGCACGACCGGGCCGCCAACCAGAACCCGGTGCCGCTGAAGTTCCTCGGCCGCTACTCGCACGAGGCCGTGGCGGTGGACCCGTACACCCACTCGATCTACCTGACCGAGGACGCGGGCGGCCCGAACGGCCTCTACTTCCGGTGGACCCCGCCGGCCGGCTTCCCCGGCGGCAAGGGCGCGCTGCGGGCCCTCGCCCAGCGCCCCGACGGGGACACCGCGGGCAGCCTCCAGGCGCTGAACTGCTGGCGGGGCAGCCAGCACGTCGCCGACCTGTCGGAGGCCACCACCCCGGGCACCCGCTACAAGGTGGAGTGGGTGGACGTGCCGGACCGGGACGCGAAGACCGTCTCGGTGCGCAAGCAGTTCACCGACGAGCAGGTGACCCGCAGCCGCAAGCTGGAGGGCGCCTGGTGGGCCGACGGCGGCGCCTACTTCGTGGCCAGCTTCGCCCGGCACGCCGACGGCAGCGTCAACGAGCACGACGGCCAGGTCTGGTTCTACGACCCGCGGACCGAGACGGTGACGCTGAAGACCATCTTCGGGGTGAACACCGACCCGGAGGCGGACCAGGGCAACTTCGACGGCCCGGACAACATCACCGTGTCGCCGTACGGCGGGGTGATCCTGGCCGAGGACGGCGAGGGCGTTTCGCACCTGGTCGGGGTGACCGAGCAGGGCAAGGCGTACCCGCTGGCCCGCAACGAGCTGAACGACAGCGAGTTCACCGGCCCGACGTTCAGCGCGGACGGCAGCATCCTGTTCGCCAACATCCAGTCCCCGGGTTACGTCTTCGCGATCACCGGCCCGTGGCGCCGGCCGAGCAACGCGGACGTCGACGCGTCCTGA
- a CDS encoding DUF6244 family protein, with translation MSAAQIIARLAAAAQKLDEAKAKAVAAAQDAAEARALVAGALEGVAAGPLIGVIDAYRQALTQAVQGGEPARQHVQETIAKVQALGS, from the coding sequence GTGAGCGCGGCGCAGATCATCGCGAGGCTGGCGGCGGCCGCCCAGAAGCTGGACGAGGCGAAGGCCAAGGCCGTTGCCGCGGCGCAGGACGCCGCCGAGGCGCGGGCGCTGGTCGCCGGCGCGCTGGAAGGGGTGGCCGCCGGGCCGCTGATCGGCGTCATCGACGCCTACCGGCAGGCGCTCACGCAGGCGGTGCAGGGTGGCGAGCCGGCGCGCCAGCACGTCCAGGAGACCATCGCCAAGGTCCAGGCCCTCGGCAGCTGA
- a CDS encoding TetR/AcrR family transcriptional regulator has protein sequence MTPVMASADPLEEIFARRPKRADARRNYDALIAAAREVFGECGAGASLEEIARRAGVGIGTLYRNFPSRRDLFEAVYVEEVRALSRSAADLADLAPWDALVAWLNRFVAYVGTKRALAEELVHDSDVFRSCRTEIYAAGEPLLRRAQAAGAARPDASFDDVVRLIGGIMAYQFPEPAQRDRVLAIALDGLRFPAAHR, from the coding sequence GTGACGCCCGTCATGGCCAGCGCCGATCCGCTGGAAGAGATCTTTGCGCGGCGCCCGAAGCGGGCCGATGCCCGGCGGAACTACGACGCGCTGATCGCGGCCGCCCGCGAGGTGTTCGGCGAGTGCGGTGCGGGCGCGTCGCTGGAGGAGATCGCCCGCCGGGCCGGCGTCGGCATCGGCACGCTCTACCGGAACTTCCCCAGCCGACGGGACCTGTTCGAGGCGGTCTACGTCGAGGAGGTGCGGGCGCTCAGCCGGTCCGCCGCCGACCTGGCGGACCTTGCCCCGTGGGACGCCCTGGTCGCCTGGCTGAACCGGTTCGTCGCCTACGTCGGCACCAAGCGGGCCCTCGCCGAGGAGCTGGTCCACGACTCCGACGTGTTCCGCAGCTGCCGCACCGAGATCTACGCCGCGGGCGAACCGCTGCTGCGCCGCGCGCAGGCGGCCGGGGCGGCCCGGCCGGACGCCAGCTTCGACGACGTGGTGCGGCTCATCGGCGGCATCATGGCGTACCAGTTCCCCGAGCCCGCTCAGCGCGACCGGGTGCTGGCCATCGCCCTGGACGGCCTGCGCTTCCCCGCCGCCCACCGCTGA
- a CDS encoding MFS transporter gives MIDTARRDSRRLTFLVLSAGAGFFAMLQSLITPVLPTIQHDLHTSQNTVTWVLTAYLLSASIFTPVLGRIGDMVGKERTLVVSLAALALGCLLAAIAPNIGVLIAARVVQGIGGAVFPLSFGIIRDEFPAARVSSAVAAISAIVAAGGGLGVVLAGPIVATLGYRWLFWIPMIVVGLTALAAHRFVPESPVRTPGRINWAATLLLSGWLVALLLPVSKGATWGWTSGRVTGLLVLAGALLVGWLVAEARSANPLIDMRMMRLPAVWTTNLVALLYGASMFSVYAFLPQFVQIPTSAGYGFGASVTQAGLLMLPMLVGMFVAGLVAGRLAARFSAKAQLTTGAVFNVLAAAMLTVAHDTRWEVGAAGALVGLGIGLAFASMANLIVANVPLRQTGAATGMNANIRTIGGAIGAAVASSVITAHPQASGLPREAGFTTGFLLLTGISLAAALAALAVPSGRRAVRQDRAEPSPRRTEPELTGELATAGS, from the coding sequence GTGATTGACACCGCCCGACGCGACTCGCGTCGGTTGACCTTCCTCGTCCTCTCGGCCGGCGCCGGCTTCTTCGCGATGCTGCAATCGCTGATCACCCCGGTGCTGCCGACCATCCAGCACGACCTGCACACCTCGCAGAACACCGTGACCTGGGTCCTGACCGCCTACCTGCTCTCCGCGTCGATCTTCACCCCGGTCCTCGGCCGGATCGGCGACATGGTCGGCAAGGAGCGGACCCTGGTCGTCTCCCTCGCCGCCCTCGCGCTGGGCTGCCTGCTGGCGGCCATCGCGCCGAACATCGGCGTGCTCATCGCCGCCCGGGTCGTCCAGGGCATCGGCGGCGCCGTCTTCCCGCTGTCGTTCGGGATCATCCGCGACGAGTTCCCCGCCGCGCGGGTGAGCTCGGCCGTCGCGGCGATCTCGGCGATCGTCGCCGCCGGCGGCGGGCTCGGCGTCGTCCTGGCCGGACCGATCGTCGCCACCCTGGGATACCGCTGGCTGTTCTGGATCCCGATGATCGTCGTCGGCCTCACCGCGCTCGCCGCGCACCGGTTCGTGCCGGAGTCGCCGGTCCGTACGCCGGGGCGGATCAACTGGGCCGCCACCCTGCTGCTCTCCGGCTGGCTGGTGGCGCTGCTGCTGCCGGTCAGCAAGGGCGCCACCTGGGGCTGGACGTCCGGCCGGGTGACCGGCCTGCTGGTGCTCGCCGGCGCCCTGCTGGTCGGTTGGCTGGTGGCCGAGGCCCGCTCGGCGAACCCGCTGATCGACATGCGGATGATGCGGCTGCCCGCCGTCTGGACGACCAACCTGGTCGCCCTGCTCTACGGCGCCTCGATGTTCTCCGTCTACGCCTTCCTGCCGCAGTTCGTGCAGATCCCGACCAGCGCCGGATACGGCTTCGGCGCGAGCGTCACCCAGGCCGGGCTGCTGATGCTGCCGATGCTCGTCGGCATGTTCGTCGCCGGCCTCGTCGCCGGCCGGCTGGCGGCCCGGTTCAGCGCCAAGGCACAGCTGACCACGGGCGCCGTGTTCAACGTGCTCGCCGCGGCGATGCTGACCGTCGCGCACGACACCCGCTGGGAGGTCGGTGCCGCCGGCGCCCTGGTCGGTCTGGGCATCGGGCTGGCGTTCGCCTCGATGGCCAACCTGATCGTGGCCAACGTGCCGCTCCGGCAGACCGGCGCGGCGACCGGCATGAACGCCAACATCCGCACCATCGGCGGCGCGATCGGCGCCGCGGTGGCCAGCAGCGTGATCACCGCCCACCCGCAGGCGAGCGGGCTGCCCCGGGAGGCCGGCTTCACCACGGGCTTCCTGCTGCTCACCGGCATCTCGCTGGCCGCCGCGCTGGCCGCCCTGGCCGTTCCCTCCGGCCGGCGGGCGGTGCGGCAGGACCGCGCGGAACCGTCGCCGCGGCGCACCGAGCCGGAGCTGACCGGCGAACTGGCGACGGCGGGAAGCTGA
- a CDS encoding FtsK/SpoIIIE domain-containing protein translates to MGRLATAYGQALALHRQALRRWTAARRTLAAAGPVAPGSPELVARLARLGAALAAPAPGTARPATTPVPVRVGEATTFDGGFPVLVPLAGGRHLAIDTDARDPRVGELLRAVVTQLLAAAPAGTVRVAGIDPAAFGAAFLPLRPLLDAGVLAPAATTAAEIAALLDEADRHARAAQHAARDDQDLLLLVAASAPPPRELARLAALTHAGPAAAVCVLLAGHPAAGPGDAPPPLGATTQLRLGERYALVGDPPGQPFSPDGSGLAAPVVLDGDPSHATVTGLAEQLAAATRRAAAVTFADLLPARRWAESSGAGLRTVLGRAVRQHQLGASDAAPRPEAVGRELVTVAFDDATPHWLVGGRTGAGKTVLLLDVLYGLATRYPPAELQLLLLDFKEGVSFTEFVPTERDPSWLPHARAVGIESDREYGVAVLRELRAELTRRADLLKKHGVTALRDLPASARPPRIVTVVDEFQVLLAGHDALARQAVDLLEEVARKGRSYGLHLVLASQSTSGIEALYGRAEAIFGQFPLRVALPGGGGVLDPLNDAAKAIGVGTAVVNTAGGAAGANIEVRFPDAHAAAAELAALRHELFQARPAGSPPPTVFRGYETPRLAGDPTWAALRPVAEPPLALVGRTVDVAGSPAGFRLDATPGRHLAVVGTATVGADVLRSAALSLARQHPPGSVRFLLAPLAPGTTGLADDLAMSLAAAGHPVRRLDTAQLRAHLAELAAPAEAARPAATPRTYLVVFGMDAAAGALAAADPATFRSGHDDLRDLLRQGPAYGVHLLGWWRGLRRLGEDLGGSQHRDDVSCLVALNVPGADLGLHLGAHDLSYTPRGGRALLVDRHDQRTALIVPFVGDGDDR, encoded by the coding sequence GTGGGCAGGCTCGCGACGGCGTACGGGCAGGCGCTCGCCCTGCACCGGCAGGCCCTGCGGCGCTGGACGGCCGCGCGGCGGACGCTCGCCGCGGCCGGGCCGGTGGCCCCCGGCAGCCCCGAGCTGGTGGCCCGGCTGGCCCGGCTCGGCGCCGCGCTGGCCGCCCCCGCGCCCGGCACCGCCCGGCCCGCCACCACCCCGGTCCCGGTCCGCGTCGGCGAGGCGACCACCTTCGACGGCGGGTTCCCGGTGCTGGTCCCGCTGGCCGGTGGCCGGCACCTCGCCATCGACACCGACGCCCGCGACCCCCGGGTCGGTGAGCTGCTGCGGGCGGTGGTGACCCAGCTGCTCGCCGCGGCCCCGGCCGGCACGGTCCGGGTCGCCGGCATCGACCCGGCCGCCTTCGGCGCCGCGTTCCTGCCGCTGCGCCCGCTGCTCGACGCCGGCGTGCTCGCCCCCGCCGCCACCACCGCCGCCGAGATCGCCGCGCTGCTCGACGAGGCGGACCGGCACGCCCGGGCCGCCCAGCACGCCGCCCGCGACGACCAGGACCTGCTGCTGCTGGTCGCCGCCTCGGCGCCACCGCCGCGCGAGCTGGCCCGGCTCGCCGCGCTCACCCACGCCGGCCCCGCCGCCGCCGTCTGCGTGCTGCTCGCCGGCCATCCCGCCGCCGGCCCCGGCGACGCGCCGCCGCCGCTCGGCGCCACCACCCAGCTCCGGCTGGGCGAGCGGTACGCGCTGGTCGGCGACCCGCCCGGGCAGCCGTTCAGCCCCGACGGCAGCGGCCTGGCCGCCCCGGTCGTGCTCGACGGCGACCCGTCGCACGCCACCGTCACCGGGCTGGCCGAGCAGCTCGCCGCGGCCACCCGCCGGGCCGCGGCGGTCACCTTCGCCGACCTGCTCCCGGCCCGGCGCTGGGCCGAGTCCTCCGGCGCCGGGCTGCGTACCGTGCTCGGCCGGGCCGTGCGACAACACCAGCTCGGCGCGTCTGACGCCGCGCCACGACCGGAAGCTGTCGGCCGGGAGCTGGTCACCGTGGCCTTCGACGACGCCACCCCGCACTGGCTGGTCGGCGGCCGCACCGGCGCGGGCAAGACCGTCCTCCTGCTCGACGTGCTCTACGGGCTGGCCACCCGCTACCCGCCGGCCGAGCTGCAACTGCTCCTGCTCGACTTCAAGGAGGGGGTCAGTTTCACCGAGTTCGTCCCCACCGAGCGGGATCCGTCCTGGCTGCCGCACGCCCGCGCGGTCGGCATCGAGTCCGACCGCGAGTACGGCGTCGCCGTGCTGCGCGAGCTGCGCGCGGAGCTGACCCGTCGGGCCGATCTGCTCAAGAAGCACGGCGTCACCGCGCTCCGCGACCTGCCGGCGTCCGCCCGGCCACCCCGCATCGTCACCGTGGTGGACGAGTTCCAGGTGCTGCTGGCCGGCCACGACGCGCTCGCCCGCCAGGCCGTCGACCTGCTGGAGGAGGTGGCCCGCAAGGGCCGCTCGTACGGCCTGCACCTGGTGCTGGCCAGCCAGAGCACCAGTGGCATCGAGGCCCTCTACGGCCGGGCCGAGGCGATCTTCGGCCAGTTCCCGTTGCGGGTGGCGCTGCCCGGCGGGGGCGGCGTGCTCGACCCGCTCAACGACGCCGCCAAGGCCATCGGGGTCGGCACCGCCGTGGTCAACACCGCCGGGGGCGCGGCCGGCGCGAACATCGAGGTCCGCTTCCCCGACGCGCATGCCGCCGCGGCCGAGCTGGCCGCCCTGCGGCACGAGCTGTTCCAGGCCCGCCCGGCCGGATCGCCGCCGCCGACGGTCTTCCGCGGCTACGAGACGCCCCGGCTGGCCGGCGACCCCACCTGGGCCGCGCTGCGGCCGGTGGCCGAACCGCCGCTCGCCCTGGTCGGCCGGACCGTCGACGTGGCGGGCAGCCCCGCCGGGTTCCGCCTCGACGCCACCCCCGGCCGGCACCTGGCCGTGGTCGGCACCGCCACCGTGGGGGCGGACGTGCTCCGGTCGGCCGCCCTGAGCCTGGCCCGGCAGCACCCCCCCGGCTCCGTCCGCTTCCTGCTCGCGCCGCTGGCGCCCGGCACCACCGGGCTCGCCGACGACCTGGCGATGTCCCTGGCCGCCGCCGGTCACCCGGTCCGCCGCCTGGACACCGCGCAGCTGCGCGCCCACCTCGCCGAGCTGGCCGCCCCGGCGGAAGCGGCGCGGCCGGCGGCGACCCCCCGGACCTACCTGGTGGTGTTCGGGATGGACGCCGCGGCCGGCGCGCTCGCCGCGGCCGACCCGGCCACGTTCCGCTCCGGCCACGACGACCTGCGTGACCTGCTGCGCCAGGGGCCCGCGTACGGGGTGCACCTGCTCGGCTGGTGGCGCGGGCTGCGCCGGCTCGGCGAGGACCTCGGCGGCAGCCAGCACCGCGACGACGTGTCCTGCCTGGTCGCGTTGAACGTGCCCGGCGCCGACCTCGGCCTGCACCTCGGCGCGCACGACCTCAGCTACACCCCGCGGGGCGGGCGGGCCCTGCTGGTGGACCGGCACGACCAGCGCACCGCCCTGATCGTGCCCTTCGTCGGCGACGGAGACGACCGGTGA
- a CDS encoding SGNH/GDSL hydrolase family protein, giving the protein MSRRVRAALAALLAAALGAVVVPGVAQAATVNYVALGDSYSSGVGAGPYDLSTCLRSEKSYAPLWAAAHQVTSFRFPACGGAVTADVINSQVGALSSGTTLVTITIGGNDAGFADVMTSCRFGSTSTCENAVNGAKAFATTTLPGRLDATYAAIRNRAPSARLVVLGYPRLFETTWCGLLAMSTYKRTILNQAADVLNGVIAGRAGVAGATFVDARPAFAGHGVCAADPWIHDVSGVIEAYHPDADGYRYGYLPALTSAIG; this is encoded by the coding sequence ATGTCCCGTCGCGTCCGCGCCGCGCTGGCCGCGCTGCTCGCGGCCGCCCTCGGCGCCGTCGTCGTCCCCGGCGTCGCCCAGGCGGCCACCGTCAACTACGTCGCCCTCGGTGACTCGTACTCCTCCGGGGTCGGCGCCGGGCCCTACGACCTCTCCACCTGCCTGCGCAGCGAGAAGTCGTACGCCCCGCTCTGGGCCGCGGCCCACCAGGTCACCAGCTTCCGCTTCCCCGCCTGTGGCGGGGCGGTCACCGCGGACGTCATCAACAGCCAGGTGGGCGCGCTGAGCAGCGGCACCACCCTGGTCACCATCACCATCGGCGGCAACGACGCCGGCTTCGCCGACGTGATGACCAGCTGCCGGTTCGGCAGCACCTCCACCTGCGAGAACGCGGTGAACGGCGCCAAGGCGTTCGCCACCACGACGCTGCCCGGCCGGCTCGACGCCACCTATGCCGCCATCCGGAACCGGGCCCCCAGCGCCCGGCTCGTGGTGCTCGGCTACCCGCGGCTGTTCGAGACGACCTGGTGCGGGCTGCTGGCCATGAGCACCTACAAGCGGACCATCCTCAATCAGGCCGCCGACGTGCTGAACGGGGTCATCGCCGGCCGGGCCGGCGTGGCGGGGGCCACCTTCGTCGACGCCCGGCCCGCCTTCGCGGGCCACGGGGTCTGCGCCGCCGACCCGTGGATCCACGACGTCAGCGGGGTGATCGAGGCGTACCACCCGGACGCCGACGGCTACCGCTACGGCTACCTGCCCGCGTTGACCTCGGCCATCGGCTGA
- a CDS encoding glutamate synthase subunit beta has product MPDPNGFLRYDRRLPARRPVPVRILDWREVYPPAGEELIREQATRCMDCGIPFCHDGCPLGNRIPDWNDLVRTGNWDAAVESLHATNNFPEFTGRLCPAPCEAACVLGLGGQQPVTIKQVEVEIADAAVARGGLRPRPLPAPTGRSVAVVGSGPAGLAAAQQLARAGHTVTVYERDDALGGLLRYGIPDFKLEKQHIDRRLAQLSAEGVRFRTGVNVGVDVTAAELRAEHDAVLLACGALQGRDTPETPGRALRGVHQAMAHLVAANRVVAAAGEGRPALATLPDGTPIDAAGKHVVIIGGGDTAADCLGVAHRQGAAGVHQLDLYPEPPAGRDAGRDPWPTWPWILRNYPAHEEGGERVFAVAVQEFVDDGTGQVRAVRIAEVTVEKRDGRRIVSVLPGSERELPADLVLLAIGFEGTEEQPLLAQLGVARNTRGAVDARPDWQTDVDGVFVAGDMHRGASLIVWAIAEGRAAAAAIHAHLGGVGELPAPVDPAREPLAAR; this is encoded by the coding sequence GTGCCTGACCCGAACGGTTTCCTGCGCTACGACCGGCGGCTGCCCGCGCGCCGGCCGGTGCCGGTGCGGATCCTGGACTGGCGGGAGGTGTACCCGCCGGCCGGCGAGGAACTGATCCGCGAGCAGGCCACCCGGTGCATGGACTGCGGCATCCCGTTCTGCCACGACGGCTGCCCGCTGGGCAACCGCATCCCGGACTGGAACGACCTGGTCCGCACCGGCAACTGGGACGCCGCGGTGGAGTCGCTGCACGCCACCAACAACTTCCCCGAGTTCACCGGGCGGCTCTGCCCGGCGCCCTGTGAGGCGGCGTGCGTGCTCGGCCTCGGCGGGCAGCAGCCGGTCACCATCAAGCAGGTCGAGGTGGAGATCGCCGACGCGGCGGTGGCCCGCGGCGGGCTGCGCCCCCGCCCGCTGCCCGCCCCGACCGGCAGGTCGGTCGCCGTGGTCGGCTCCGGCCCCGCCGGCCTGGCCGCCGCGCAGCAGCTCGCCCGCGCCGGGCACACCGTCACCGTGTACGAGCGGGACGACGCGCTCGGCGGTCTGCTCCGGTACGGCATCCCCGACTTCAAGCTGGAGAAGCAGCACATCGACCGGCGGCTGGCGCAGCTCTCCGCCGAGGGGGTGCGCTTCCGGACCGGGGTGAACGTCGGTGTCGACGTGACCGCGGCGGAGCTGCGCGCCGAGCACGACGCGGTGCTGCTCGCCTGCGGCGCGCTGCAGGGCCGGGACACGCCGGAGACGCCGGGCCGGGCGCTGCGCGGCGTACACCAGGCGATGGCGCACCTGGTGGCGGCCAACCGGGTGGTGGCGGCGGCGGGCGAGGGCCGGCCGGCGCTGGCCACCCTGCCGGACGGCACCCCGATCGACGCGGCCGGCAAGCACGTGGTGATCATCGGCGGTGGCGACACCGCCGCCGACTGTCTCGGGGTGGCCCACCGGCAGGGCGCCGCCGGCGTGCACCAGCTCGACCTCTACCCGGAGCCGCCGGCCGGCCGGGACGCCGGCCGGGACCCGTGGCCGACCTGGCCGTGGATCCTGCGCAACTACCCGGCCCACGAGGAGGGCGGGGAGCGGGTCTTCGCGGTGGCGGTGCAGGAGTTCGTCGACGACGGCACCGGCCAGGTCAGGGCGGTCCGCATCGCCGAGGTGACCGTGGAGAAGCGGGACGGCCGGCGGATCGTCAGCGTGCTGCCCGGCTCCGAACGGGAGCTCCCGGCCGACCTGGTGCTGCTGGCCATCGGCTTCGAGGGCACCGAGGAGCAGCCGCTGCTCGCCCAGCTCGGGGTGGCTCGCAACACCCGCGGCGCGGTCGACGCCCGCCCCGACTGGCAGACCGACGTCGACGGGGTCTTCGTCGCCGGCGACATGCACCGGGGCGCGTCGCTGATCGTCTGGGCGATCGCCGAGGGGCGGGCCGCCGCCGCGGCCATCCACGCCCACCTGGGCGGGGTGGGTGAGCTACCCGCGCCGGTGGACCCGGCCCGGGAGCCGCTCGCGGCCCGCTGA
- a CDS encoding MFS transporter: MALGATFAALRHRNYRIWAGAGFVSVIGTWMQVLGVNWYVLAKTGSATTMGLTVLLQALPTLVLSVWGGALADRLPAKPLLIVAQAAHAALAAGLAVVAVTGTGGLPAIYAISLVTGAVSAIEGPVMGRWASTLVDRESLGNALALGSLTNSAGRILGMSLGAVVVAAVGPALLFAVNAASFVAVVVALFAVRDGERHTVEAAAADAALTDGGIRAGFRYLLRQPVVLVALALSFVLGSLGRNYQVTMAAMSDGPLRGGASGYGFLSTVFAVGTVLGALVAARRRELGYGVLVGAGLLGSSLQIVAGLAPGTLSFAAVILPVAAAAVVIDTTVGARAQLDTDYVMRGRVLAALAVTGSVSAAVGAPLLGWLAEHVGPRQTLVLAGTITAVATVAAGVALDRLRERRLRRRFALVLDGVRPARGVAAGAARVVRPAGVRLRAARQAALPRPAGLAGVSQGARTGAFPGASRPGPGRLRSSRAARAAQDCAACAPHRAARRSRLIGARAVAHRDGCPRA, from the coding sequence ATGGCCCTCGGCGCCACGTTCGCCGCGCTGCGCCACCGCAACTACCGGATCTGGGCCGGCGCGGGGTTCGTGTCGGTCATCGGGACCTGGATGCAGGTTCTCGGGGTCAACTGGTACGTGCTGGCGAAGACCGGATCCGCCACCACCATGGGGCTCACCGTCCTGCTCCAGGCGCTGCCCACGCTGGTCCTGAGCGTGTGGGGCGGCGCGTTGGCCGACCGGCTGCCGGCCAAGCCGCTGCTGATCGTCGCCCAGGCGGCGCACGCGGCCCTCGCCGCCGGGCTGGCCGTGGTCGCCGTCACCGGCACCGGTGGGCTCCCGGCGATCTACGCGATCTCGCTGGTCACCGGGGCGGTGTCGGCGATCGAGGGCCCGGTGATGGGCCGCTGGGCGTCGACCCTGGTGGACCGGGAGAGCCTCGGCAACGCCCTGGCGCTCGGTTCCCTCACCAACTCGGCGGGCCGCATCCTCGGCATGAGCCTGGGCGCCGTCGTGGTCGCCGCGGTCGGCCCCGCGCTGCTCTTCGCCGTCAACGCCGCCAGCTTCGTCGCGGTCGTCGTCGCCCTGTTCGCCGTACGCGACGGGGAGCGGCACACCGTCGAGGCGGCGGCCGCCGACGCGGCCCTGACGGACGGCGGCATCCGGGCCGGCTTCCGCTACCTGCTGCGCCAGCCCGTGGTGCTGGTCGCCCTGGCGCTGTCGTTCGTGCTCGGCAGCCTGGGCCGCAACTACCAGGTGACCATGGCGGCGATGAGCGACGGGCCGCTGCGCGGCGGCGCGTCCGGGTACGGCTTCCTCTCCACCGTCTTCGCCGTCGGCACGGTGCTCGGCGCGCTCGTCGCGGCCCGCCGCCGGGAGCTGGGCTACGGCGTGCTGGTCGGGGCCGGCCTGCTCGGCAGCAGCCTGCAGATCGTCGCCGGGCTGGCCCCGGGCACGCTGAGCTTCGCCGCGGTGATCCTGCCCGTGGCGGCCGCCGCGGTGGTCATCGACACCACCGTCGGCGCCCGCGCCCAGCTCGACACGGACTACGTCATGCGCGGCCGGGTGCTGGCCGCCCTGGCGGTCACCGGTTCGGTCTCCGCCGCCGTCGGCGCGCCGCTGCTCGGCTGGCTCGCCGAGCACGTCGGACCCCGGCAGACCCTGGTGCTGGCCGGCACGATCACCGCCGTCGCCACCGTCGCGGCCGGCGTGGCCCTGGACCGGCTGCGCGAGCGTCGGCTGCGCCGGCGGTTCGCCCTGGTCCTCGACGGCGTCCGCCCGGCGCGCGGGGTCGCCGCCGGGGCCGCCCGGGTGGTCCGCCCGGCCGGCGTGCGGCTCCGTGCCGCCCGCCAGGCGGCGCTGCCCCGGCCGGCCGGGCTGGCCGGCGTGTCCCAGGGGGCCCGCACCGGCGCCTTCCCCGGGGCGTCCCGCCCGGGCCCGGGCCGGCTCCGGTCGAGCCGGGCCGCCCGCGCGGCCCAGGACTGCGCCGCCTGCGCACCCCACCGGGCGGCGCGGCGCTCCCGGCTGATCGGCGCCCGGGCGGTCGCGCACCGCGACGGCTGCCCGCGCGCCTGA